In one Umezawaea sp. Da 62-37 genomic region, the following are encoded:
- a CDS encoding biotin transporter BioY, whose product MVIGGAVITGLAAQVAFPVPGSPVPITGQTFAALLVGASLGWQRGATSMLLYLIAGVSGVPWFQGGAAGATASLGYVVGFVFAGALVGTLAGRGGDRTPVRTVGTMVLGSLVIYAFGVPWLMAAANVGFVDALAIGVVPFLLGDALKVALAAGLLPAGWALVRKFR is encoded by the coding sequence ATGGTCATCGGCGGGGCCGTGATCACCGGGCTCGCCGCCCAGGTCGCGTTCCCGGTTCCCGGCAGCCCCGTGCCGATCACAGGGCAGACGTTCGCCGCGCTGCTGGTGGGCGCGTCCCTCGGCTGGCAGCGCGGGGCCACGTCGATGCTCCTGTACCTGATCGCCGGGGTGTCCGGCGTGCCGTGGTTCCAGGGCGGCGCGGCCGGTGCGACGGCGTCGCTCGGCTACGTGGTCGGGTTCGTGTTCGCCGGGGCGCTGGTCGGCACGCTGGCGGGTCGCGGCGGTGACCGCACGCCGGTGCGCACGGTGGGCACGATGGTGCTCGGCAGCCTCGTCATCTACGCCTTCGGCGTGCCGTGGCTGATGGCCGCCGCGAACGTGGGCTTCGTCGACGCGCTGGCGATCGGCGTCGTGCCGTTCCTGCTGGGCGACGCGCTGAAGGTCGCCCTGGCCGCCGGGCTGCTGCCCGCGGGCTGGGCGCTGGTGCGCAAGTTCCGCTAG
- a CDS encoding LPXTG cell wall anchor domain-containing protein translates to MPVPIGRRLRPDEEHASHEVPGSGVAIGTGAGSLAATGANATWWIAAALVLLVAGGLLLRTTRRREAAHESR, encoded by the coding sequence GTGCCCGTCCCGATCGGTCGTCGACTCCGACCGGATGAGGAGCACGCGTCGCACGAGGTCCCCGGCAGCGGGGTCGCCATCGGCACGGGTGCCGGGTCGCTCGCCGCGACCGGCGCGAACGCGACGTGGTGGATCGCCGCCGCACTGGTGCTGCTGGTGGCGGGCGGCCTCCTCCTGCGCACGACCCGCAGGCGCGAGGCCGCGCACGAATCCCGGTAG
- a CDS encoding isochorismatase family protein has protein sequence MTKALIVVDVQNDFCEGGSLAVAGGAAVAAAVSEHIAAGGYDHVVATRDYHVDPGGHFSETPDYVDSWPVHCVAGTAGASFHPELDVTAVQAVFSKGAYAAAYSGFEGTSGTGEQLTDWLRVHDVDQVDVVGIATDHCVRATAIDAARAGFATTVLLDLTAGVAANTVDSALGRLREAGVVLRGDPRVG, from the coding sequence GTGACCAAGGCGCTGATCGTCGTGGACGTGCAGAACGACTTCTGCGAGGGCGGATCGCTGGCGGTGGCCGGCGGTGCGGCCGTCGCGGCGGCGGTGTCCGAGCACATCGCCGCGGGTGGTTACGACCACGTCGTGGCCACCAGGGACTACCACGTGGATCCCGGCGGGCACTTCAGCGAGACGCCCGACTACGTGGACTCCTGGCCGGTGCACTGCGTCGCCGGGACGGCCGGGGCGTCGTTCCACCCCGAACTGGACGTCACGGCGGTGCAGGCGGTGTTCTCCAAGGGCGCCTACGCGGCCGCGTACTCGGGCTTCGAGGGCACCAGCGGCACCGGTGAGCAGCTCACCGACTGGCTGCGGGTGCACGACGTGGACCAGGTCGACGTGGTCGGCATCGCCACCGACCACTGCGTGCGCGCCACCGCGATCGACGCGGCGCGGGCCGGGTTCGCCACGACCGTGCTGCTGGACCTCACCGCGGGCGTGGCCGCGAACACCGTGGACAGCGCGCTGGGGCGGTTGCGCGAGGCGGGGGTCGTGCTGCGCGGCGACCCCCGCGTCGGCTGA
- the wecB gene encoding non-hydrolyzing UDP-N-acetylglucosamine 2-epimerase, producing the protein MTKEILLLAGTRPEAVKIAPVALALADHAVLRPLIVHSGQHADMVGQALEAFGLAPDVALEVPRAGGGQAELIAGLLPRFDRVLAEHAPAAVVVQGDTATALAGALAAFWRGIPVAHLEAGLRTRDLAGPFPEEGTRQMISRIASLHLAPTDEAAGALSAERPPGSDIVVTGNTVVDAVLRVAAAGLPAKDPDLAALEEGLDATGGRLVLVTVHRRESWGAPLHRVLGAVRSIADRHPDVRILLPAHPNPMVRAQVQEVLGGHRGVVITEPLAYSDLVRALARAALVLTDSGGIQEEAPSFGVPVLVLRDSTERMAAVEAGGAWLVGTDPTRILAEAGWVLGSRLRLPLGRNPFGDGLAAGRVRAALERMLGLVPVTRPIRWRDQLVVSG; encoded by the coding sequence GTGACCAAGGAAATCCTGCTGCTGGCCGGAACGAGGCCCGAGGCGGTGAAGATCGCGCCGGTCGCGCTCGCGCTGGCGGACCACGCGGTGCTGCGGCCGCTGATCGTCCACAGTGGACAGCACGCCGACATGGTCGGTCAGGCGCTGGAGGCGTTCGGCCTCGCGCCGGACGTGGCGCTGGAGGTGCCGAGGGCGGGTGGCGGTCAGGCCGAGCTGATCGCGGGCCTGCTGCCCCGGTTCGACCGCGTGCTCGCCGAACACGCGCCTGCCGCCGTCGTGGTGCAGGGCGACACGGCGACCGCGCTGGCGGGCGCGCTGGCCGCGTTCTGGCGCGGGATCCCGGTGGCGCACCTGGAAGCGGGCCTGCGCACCCGTGACCTCGCCGGGCCGTTCCCCGAGGAGGGGACCCGGCAGATGATCTCCCGGATCGCGTCCCTGCACCTCGCGCCGACCGACGAGGCGGCCGGCGCGCTCAGCGCGGAACGCCCGCCGGGCAGCGACATCGTGGTCACCGGCAACACCGTCGTCGACGCCGTGCTCCGCGTCGCCGCGGCCGGGCTGCCCGCCAAGGACCCCGACCTGGCCGCGCTGGAGGAGGGGCTCGACGCGACCGGCGGCAGGCTCGTGCTGGTCACGGTGCACCGCCGGGAGTCCTGGGGCGCGCCGCTGCACCGGGTGCTGGGCGCCGTGAGGTCCATCGCCGACCGCCACCCCGACGTGCGGATCCTGCTGCCCGCGCACCCGAACCCGATGGTCCGCGCGCAGGTCCAGGAGGTGCTCGGGGGCCACCGCGGCGTCGTGATCACCGAGCCGCTGGCCTACTCCGACCTGGTGCGCGCGCTGGCCCGCGCCGCGCTGGTGCTCACCGACTCCGGCGGCATCCAGGAGGAGGCGCCGTCGTTCGGCGTGCCGGTGCTGGTGCTGCGCGACTCGACCGAGCGGATGGCCGCCGTGGAGGCGGGCGGCGCGTGGCTCGTCGGCACCGACCCGACCCGGATCCTCGCCGAGGCGGGCTGGGTCCTCGGCTCCCGCCTGCGCCTCCCGCTGGGCCGCAACCCCTTCGGCGACGGGCTCGCCGCGGGCCGGGTGCGGGCCGCCCTGGAGCGGATGCTCGGGCTGGTGCCCGTCACCAGGCCGATCCGCTGGCGCGACCAGCTGGTCGTCAGCGGGTGA
- a CDS encoding GTP-binding protein: protein MKTVNIGILAHVDAGKTSLTERLLHATGVIDHVGSVDRGDTQTDTGEVERRRGITIRSAVVAFTVGDVKVNLIDTPGHPDFISEVERALAVLDGVILVISAVEGVQAHTRLLMRTLVKLGLPVLLFVNKIDRGGARYADLLTSIRTALTPALVPMCTVTDLGTRRARPVPRGFAADLAEHDDTFLARYLDTTLTYDDCRAELARQSRTAHLHPVFFGSAVTGAGIPGLVDAITRYFPVNHPAPDLRATVFKIDRDGTAYVRLHSGSLAARAKVDHYRGDVVSTGRLTSVSVFSHGSRTVDGVAGTGEIAKIRGLRDLRIGDQLGTPYAFTDHRFFAPPTLETVVHSPAPGLYDALVQLSAQDPFINVRKGSDIVVSLYGEVQKEVIADTLLHDYAIPATFSPTSVICVEHPTGTGSALREMGADNPFVATIGLRVDPWPTRAYALEVELGSLPLAFHKAIEDTVFLTLAQGQHGWAVHNIRVTLTHCAYSSPVTVAADFRGLTPLVLMDALRLAGTTVLEPVAHFDLEVPVDTTSAVLASLTAHGAVPESVNGPLIEGTIPLRRVQAFTHLLPGLSRGEGVLVSRFDSYQPLGGARPPSPAPARR, encoded by the coding sequence ATGAAGACCGTGAACATCGGGATCCTCGCCCATGTTGACGCCGGGAAGACCAGCCTGACCGAACGGCTGCTGCACGCCACGGGGGTCATCGACCACGTGGGCAGCGTCGACCGCGGCGACACCCAGACCGACACGGGTGAGGTGGAGCGCCGTCGCGGCATCACCATCCGCTCGGCCGTCGTCGCGTTCACCGTCGGCGACGTCAAGGTCAACCTCATCGACACCCCCGGCCACCCCGACTTCATCTCCGAGGTCGAACGGGCCCTCGCCGTGCTCGACGGCGTCATCCTGGTCATCTCCGCCGTGGAGGGCGTCCAGGCCCACACCAGGCTGCTCATGCGCACCCTGGTGAAGCTCGGCCTGCCCGTGCTGCTGTTCGTGAACAAGATCGACCGCGGCGGCGCCCGCTACGCCGACCTGCTCACCTCCATCCGCACCGCCCTCACCCCGGCGCTCGTGCCGATGTGCACCGTCACCGACCTCGGCACCCGCCGCGCCCGCCCGGTTCCCCGTGGCTTCGCCGCCGACCTCGCCGAGCACGACGACACGTTCCTCGCGCGCTACCTCGACACCACGCTCACCTACGACGACTGCCGCGCCGAGCTGGCCAGGCAGTCCCGCACCGCCCACCTGCACCCCGTCTTCTTCGGCTCGGCCGTCACGGGCGCGGGCATCCCCGGCCTCGTCGACGCCATCACCCGCTACTTCCCGGTCAACCACCCCGCGCCCGACCTGCGCGCCACGGTGTTCAAGATCGACCGCGACGGCACCGCCTACGTGCGCCTGCACTCCGGCTCACTGGCCGCGCGCGCCAAGGTCGACCACTACCGTGGCGACGTGGTCTCCACCGGCCGCCTGACCAGCGTTTCAGTCTTCTCGCACGGTTCCCGCACGGTCGACGGCGTCGCGGGCACCGGCGAGATCGCCAAGATCCGCGGCCTGCGCGACCTCCGCATCGGCGACCAGCTGGGCACCCCGTACGCCTTCACCGACCACCGGTTCTTCGCCCCGCCGACGTTGGAGACCGTCGTCCACTCCCCGGCTCCGGGCCTGTACGACGCACTGGTCCAACTGTCCGCGCAGGACCCGTTCATCAACGTCCGCAAGGGCTCCGACATCGTCGTTTCGCTCTACGGCGAGGTCCAGAAGGAAGTCATCGCCGACACCCTCCTGCACGACTACGCCATCCCCGCCACGTTCTCCCCGACCAGCGTCATCTGCGTCGAACACCCGACGGGAACCGGCTCGGCCCTGCGCGAGATGGGCGCGGACAACCCCTTCGTCGCCACCATCGGCCTCCGCGTGGACCCCTGGCCAACCCGCGCCTACGCCCTGGAAGTCGAACTGGGCTCCCTGCCGCTCGCCTTCCACAAGGCCATCGAGGACACGGTGTTCCTGACCCTCGCCCAGGGCCAGCACGGCTGGGCCGTCCACAACATCCGCGTCACCCTCACCCACTGCGCCTACTCCAGCCCCGTCACCGTCGCCGCCGACTTCCGCGGGCTGACGCCGTTGGTGCTCATGGACGCTCTGCGCCTCGCGGGCACCACGGTGCTGGAACCGGTCGCGCACTTCGACCTGGAGGTGCCCGTCGACACCACCAGCGCGGTGTTGGCCTCGCTGACCGCCCACGGCGCTGTTCCGGAGTCGGTGAACGGGCCGTTGATCGAGGGCACGATCCCGTTGCGCAGGGTGCAGGCGTTCACCCACCTGCTGCCGGGGCTGAGCCGTGGTGAGGGGGTGCTGGTCAGCCGGTTCGACAGCTACCAGCCGCTAGGCGGTGCTAGGCCTCCCAGCCCTGCTCCTGCGCGACGTTGA